One Epinephelus moara isolate mb unplaced genomic scaffold, YSFRI_EMoa_1.0 scaffold3465, whole genome shotgun sequence genomic window, tcggtctttgtttcactgttataatcattaaaaatcaaaagcagcatgtgtatacattcagtaggctatatcttcagtagctagctagctaaccctacacttttcaggatttgattttggttttggaacagggaagaaatgtatatctttttccaacctctccaggtaacgagtatcattaatacacgacgtgccccaggcacaacattcagctccaaatccacaaaaccagcctgaaaatgaaggaaatctgaaacgactgcattagagtgaatggagcacagctgtgtggTCTGAGTCGTCcagatgctacgttatgattggatAGTCTGTGTCCAGTGCGGGACTTGGCGAAGGGTCACAATGTTACTCACAATGTGCCACACAcaaaacttgtgcagtataatccaagtcttctttatccagtcatatgctcagtacttcccaaatagACGGCCGAACTGATGatctgaactaaaagtgaaatgctgtcttcaaagccaaactccTTTTCGACAaagacagtaattttacctcgctgaacacgtGATCTGCTGGTCCACCACTGCCTAGatcagtagtttgtttgtgATATTGTCTGACTTTAGTGAATATGAACTAACcatttaaaacatcaaagacacacaataacacaaacaaacttaatGATCAagacagtggtagaccagcagctcctgtgttcagcaaggtaaaattactgtttttttatcaatgaagtctggctttaaagaaagTATTAAAATTCATTAAGAATTTCTCAGTTTTGGGATTTTTCATTCGCCAGACGCATGCCAGAAAAGACAAAGTTGACTTCAGAAAATTCAaataacatggggtgagtaattgatatgcaATGGTCTGTTCTGGTCAATATTTTCATCGTAACAACAGATCAAATGTTTAATGTGAAAGGATTCATTGTTGAGAGAACGACCCTGCAGTACAGATCATTTAGCGTCTTTTGATTCACTGTTTTGATTAATTTTCCTTTTCAGTCACAGCAAGCAGCTGTTTCTTATCAGAAAAGCTCTACAGACCAAATGTAAACTACTTGCCCAGCAACACATGGGAGACAAAGTCAGCGACAacctggtgaacatagtggagcatgtAGCAGCCAGAGGGCCAGGTATTTCCCTCAAGAGTTGTTGGAGagcaaaactaaactgaaagaAGAGTTGATGAAGTCCTTTAAATTTGGAGGAGGCTCAGCTCCACATGAATGTCAATGTTGCTACGTGTCTGCTCAATGTGTAAATAAGCCACTGTGTGCTAACAAGGTCGTCATATCAAACCTATAAGGCGATAAGGTATTGTACTTACAGCTTATTGCACTTCTCCCAAGTTGCTAAAAATCTATCAATACAGGTTGAACAAATCACAGTTTCTTGTCTATGGTGTGCATATCATCTTGGTAACAACACAGGAAGCTTTTAAAACGTAACACAACATAATCATACAATAAGTGTGTCAACATAGGGCTCTTTCTGAAGAGGCTTCTGAGAATTTATAAAGCGAGATTGTCTAACTTCAGTTTATCTCAAGGAGTTATCATTTGGCCTCTCGATTATTAAAGTTCACCTTGAAATACTGATTAGATGTGGTCCTGATAAATTGTATTAAACAAATACAGGTGTGCTATTCTGTTTTCATGTTCTTTTTCAATGTGATCACCTGCTGGTAGCCTCATGGCTGTGAGGTCAGATTGGCCAGTAATATCTGGGCCCTCGCAAGGATACACTTAAATGGAATGCAGCCAGCGTTAATGTTACTAATtcaactgtaaataaaaacgCTGCTGTCATAGTTTCTTGTTAGTAAAAGAAATTTTGATGATTGAACATTTTGACTTGAtactttgttttaattatgctGACACAGATATCTTTTACGAATCCCTGACAATGTCATGATCCATTTTAATAGTGATTTCAAAATAACAGCCAAAAATGCTTCTTCTGTCCTTACCTATTTGCAACTATAATCAAATTTGTGACCCCAATTTTTCGCCACCAGTCAGGTATGCAAAGTTAATAAAGTGAACACATTTAATATACGTAATTCCCCATTAGGCTTTTTCCCAGAGAGCAGTGATGTGCTTCTGCCAAACAAGGAAccattaaagtggaaatagatgCGTTTTTATGCcttaacttatcattatgacataaatgttactgtaattttacaATGCAATTGCTATAGAATAACGACACCATTGGtatttagattggttcccttTAAGCCTCCCTTTCACTATACAATTCTGTTTTGTGGCCACTGTAGCATGCCCACACACCGGAAAAGTTACAGTTTTGctacctcaccactagatgccactaaatcctacacactggacctttaaagaacAATTTCATTGCTGGAAAGatagtcttttcataaaactgggctgtctatgcagcagaaagacaTAAATACTCTTGAAATTGGTGATATATGACcatagaaaacagagaaaaaaagggctgtggcattcacttttgcACAAGAGGTAGAAAATCTACAAATACCAGAATGCACTCTGCCACACCGGACCAATTAACACTCCCGCTGatgggtgacataatgcaagCTTGTCctttttgacacaggaaacaatatggcagcaaGCTAGTAACCATCAATCCTGAATTACAGTCAAatggtaagctaaaatatgtttttaataacattttaggtgagattaggcaacgcagtaacagcatcttggttcatattttatcGGAACtgcacagttttattttttgatctCAGTTTCTTTAGCTGTCATGTTTACAACACAGGAACCAGCACGTGCACAAATTGTCgaattacagccaaacagtgcacttaatttgttctgaagacattttagttGAGAAAGAGGCAATGCAttgacagaatcttggtttcTATGCGaacagcactgcctagtttgtcattttttctGCATGTCCGCTTCTATACACTTTGTGTCCTTGGTCTCAGGCATATGAAAATGTGGAAGTATTACATATACTTCGAACAACAGCCCTGAAGCTGGGACataagcagggagatctgggcgctggtaagatggagggaagaagTTCATTAGCAAATACTACCaacactgttatgatacaaaacTGATTGAAAACTGGTAAAGTATGCCTTTAATGATGTGATGGTAGTAAGATGAAGGCGATTAATATGCTTGTCTTTAACACACATATATTTAAACTGTGTTGTCTTCACTATGACGAACCTGTCAGTTAGAAGTTGTTATAAAAGGTTCCATACAAAGCTCTTAATATAATTCCGGCCTTTTACACAATATTTATACAGTAGTATAAAACGGCTAACAGGCATTAACACAATACTTCATTTTCACATAGTCTACCTCACTCTTACTGCACAgacttcacacagacacacacacacaaacaccatgaCCTTGCCTCAGTAACAGGAGCTTCCTGTTTCTTCACTATGTTATGGCGGGGCACTGAGCAGGTCTATGCAGCAACCATGGTCGGCTGTTAACTATTAATAAATACCTAAATGCATGCACAATCtctcacaatcacacacacacttaaactgcACCTGCATCTCTTGCCTGCTAAGATCATGAGATCTGATAGCGCCCTCTGGAGGAAAGACTCCCAACTGCTGAAATGGAGACTGAGGAGTCAGGTGCTCCTTTCTGTCACCTTTTTCTGTATGCCTGTTCTGTCTGTTTAAGCTCTGGATGTGCTGAAGAAAAAACAGCTGTAGACTTCATTTTGCCTGTGATGACATTCTGATGAGTGTCAACCAATCAGGCTTGTTTAAGGTGGGGTGGGTGAGGAAGTGATATTATACAGCGATAAAAGGGGAAGGAAATTGAGTTTCAAAGCTGCATGCTGAGGTAAACTCTCAAATGTTAACAGTACAGTCTGTCCTCTCTGGTCTTCACACAGTAAAAGTCACCCGCTCGTGGATTTGACCACTTTTTCATTATTACTTTTTGGATGAGCTTGTTTGAATAGTTTAAAAGGCAATATTCTGATTAGAAGCTGAAGGACTACAAAAGCCATGTTTTTGGCAGAAGCTGGATGTGTGTTTATGGGTTTCATCCTGTACATCTCAGgtatgaataactgtctgtgctTTCATACATAAAGATAATTAAGTGTAAATAGTACATGTCAGAAAGATAACTTTAAACTGAAAGAACGATGAACATAAAATATCAATTATTTATATAATCAATTATACTTTGGTATAAATCTGTCCTGATGTTTGCTTCTGTGAAAGGTATTCATGGACAGGCAAACAGCATCTGTGCCTTAAAAGGTACATCAGTGGATCTGCCCTGCTCAGCTGAACATGGCACTTTGATCAACAAATGGTACACTGTACACTGGGATGGCTCCaagtatgtacagtatgaacTCTCCGCAGATGGAAATCATTTAACGTACCACATGTCTGAAGAGCCAACTCTAATAATCAATGATCTCAGTGAAGGTGATGAAAACAAATACTGCTGCAGAGAGAATGCAGACAACCCACAACGCTGCAGGTCCATTAGCATCGAACTTCATGTTGCAGGTAAAGTGGCTGCAAGTATTTTAGTACTTTAATTCTAACATCAGTATATAAAGTCTAGTCTCATACATCATCGTCTCAGACCTGCAGGTGAAGGTGATTCCCaccacagagggacagacagtaACACTGATATGTAGCACCAGCTGTCCTCTGACTGAAAACCCTGCAGTCTACATCTGGTACAAGAACAGAGAGTTCCTCTATGAGGACTGGTCTCCCTGGTACCACCAGCTGGTCAGCAGTGAGGAAGCAGTCACATACTCCTGTGCTATCAAAGGCTACGAGCATCTCAGAGCTCCTGAAGTCTCAGTGGGTGAGTGACAACATTTAGCTCCTCATCATGTTACTCGATCTGTTCATACATTCAAGAAGAATTATATTATTCAGGCAGTGGAACCTAAATTATAAAACTTTTGAAGAGCTGTGTTCACCATTAAAGATAATGTATCTATTCTTTTTGTCCAGATTCTGTCACATCGACCTGCTTTAATGTGACCTATGCTGAAGGGACAATGTGTTCTCATGAGCAGTCATCAGAGGATGAGCCCTGCTCCATCACATATCCCAGAGGTGAAGTTTTACCAAaccttgacaaataaaaacacaaacactcctCACACCTCTAATGCCTTTACAGTCAGGTTTTCACTGAAGAGATTAGTGGCATTAGCAGGCAGGTTTACAGTGTCATATCTTTGCTGTCTTGAAAAAGAAATCTATTGTTACA contains:
- the LOC126387303 gene encoding uncharacterized protein LOC126387303, which translates into the protein MFLAEAGCVFMGFILYISGIHGQANSICALKGTSVDLPCSAEHGTLINKWYTVHWDGSKYVQYELSADGNHLTYHMSEEPTLIINDLSEGDENKYCCRENADNPQRCRSISIELHVADLQVKVIPTTEGQTVTLICSTSCPLTENPAVYIWYKNREFLYEDWSPWYHQLVSSEEAVTYSCAIKGYEHLRAPEVSVDSVTSTCFNVTYAEGTMCSHEQSSEDEPCSITYPRAPPSRQYMVTSGSKKNKMTMSKMPYLKLQNSSPQGSLGFLQ